In one window of Massilibacterium senegalense DNA:
- the ftsE gene encoding cell division ATP-binding protein FtsE, translating to MIEMKNVYKRYSNGVLALNDINVKIDQGEFVYIIGPSGAGKSTFIKLMYREEKPTKGDINIAGQNVSKLKERDIPYLRRNIGIVFQDFKLLPNLTVYENVAFAMEVIEADAREMKKRVMEVLEQVKLKHKARSLPSELSGGEQQRVSIARSIVNRPKVIIADEPTGNLDPETSWEIMDIFEEINALGTTIVMATHNKEIVNTMRKRVLEIDGGQIVRDDHKGEYSYEG from the coding sequence TTGATAGAAATGAAAAATGTGTATAAGCGTTACTCCAATGGGGTGCTCGCGCTTAACGATATAAATGTAAAGATAGACCAAGGTGAGTTTGTTTACATAATTGGCCCGAGCGGTGCAGGGAAATCAACGTTTATTAAGTTAATGTACCGAGAAGAAAAGCCGACAAAAGGTGATATTAATATTGCCGGTCAAAACGTTTCAAAATTAAAAGAACGCGACATTCCGTATTTACGTCGTAATATCGGAATCGTGTTCCAAGATTTTAAGCTACTACCGAACTTAACGGTATATGAAAATGTAGCATTTGCGATGGAAGTTATTGAAGCAGACGCGCGGGAAATGAAAAAACGCGTCATGGAAGTGTTAGAACAAGTAAAATTAAAACATAAAGCTCGTTCGTTACCTTCTGAATTATCAGGTGGGGAACAACAACGTGTATCCATCGCTCGTTCCATAGTCAATCGTCCGAAGGTGATTATCGCCGATGAACCAACAGGAAACTTAGATCCTGAAACATCTTGGGAAATCATGGACATATTTGAAGAAATCAATGCACTGGGAACAACCATTGTGATGGCCACACACAACAAAGAAATCGTAAATACGATGCGTAAGCGTGTCCTTGAGATTGACGGAGGACAAATCGTACGTGACGATCATAAGGGGGAATACAGTTATGAAGGCTGA
- a CDS encoding c-type cytochrome, with amino-acid sequence MKKLAVVLFGSALMLTACGGDDADKETKTEAPKQEEATGKTVMDQKGCLACHGQNLEGGVGVALTDVGSRLSEDEIREVVVNGRGAMPKQNVEGEELDEIVNYLLEQKGE; translated from the coding sequence ATGAAAAAACTTGCAGTCGTTTTATTTGGAAGTGCATTAATGTTAACGGCGTGTGGTGGCGATGACGCGGACAAAGAGACAAAAACAGAGGCACCAAAACAAGAAGAAGCAACAGGCAAAACAGTGATGGATCAAAAAGGCTGTCTTGCATGTCATGGTCAAAATTTAGAAGGTGGCGTTGGGGTTGCTTTAACAGACGTAGGTAGCCGCTTATCGGAAGATGAAATTCGTGAAGTGGTCGTAAACGGACGAGGTGCGATGCCGAAACAAAATGTAGAAGGCGAAGAACTAGATGAAATCGTCAACTACTTGTTAGAACAAAAAGGCGAATAA
- a CDS encoding sensor domain-containing diguanylate cyclase produces MKQYRVLLAISMFLVIVMAILLYYSERKLILKNAIMEEQNITEISNEVIKSDIEDAIRDLRFFTRVYESHLDETDDSAFFRNTSYNFFMFVKEEMRYDQMRFIQKDGKEVIAINYNNGTPEFVQESALQNRSEAAYFQKAISLDYGEIHICPLQLKKNGLRVANPIQPMNYIASPVFNRDGEVEGIVVLNYMADQLIRHFEFSVARGQREYYLLNEKGYYLSSPTEEKNWGFMYPNRSRDSLMYDNPKVFRKIQKDTKGYFFEDENLYVYQQIIYPAQWHVKTNEKLYVLTKLSHQQLHQLLLPLKLRTIVGTIIIIIGVMIIYAISEKLVRQERRYQQSLEKLVTKDSLTKVGNRFRCHKVLEEKMKRRRPFIFCYLDMDRFKAVNDTFGHAVGDELLIYLANQIKKAVQDQGEVFRLGGDEFSIVLHQADEKTKQKVIKAVEAIFDKPIYIEGNYCDVGISIGYSCYPEDGNTIDMIMAKADESMYEEKSKHRKYR; encoded by the coding sequence ATGAAACAATATCGAGTGTTATTAGCCATTTCCATGTTTCTTGTTATTGTTATGGCAATTCTTTTATATTACAGTGAACGAAAATTAATTTTAAAAAATGCGATTATGGAAGAACAAAATATAACAGAAATTAGTAACGAAGTAATCAAAAGCGATATCGAAGACGCGATTCGTGATTTGCGCTTTTTTACGAGAGTATATGAAAGTCATCTTGATGAAACGGATGATTCTGCTTTTTTTCGCAATACGAGTTATAACTTTTTTATGTTTGTCAAAGAAGAGATGCGGTACGATCAAATGCGCTTTATTCAAAAGGATGGAAAAGAAGTGATTGCCATTAACTACAACAATGGTACGCCTGAATTTGTGCAAGAAAGTGCCTTACAAAATCGGAGCGAAGCAGCGTATTTTCAAAAAGCAATTTCTTTAGATTATGGAGAAATACATATTTGTCCGCTTCAATTAAAAAAGAACGGGTTAAGAGTCGCGAATCCGATTCAACCGATGAACTACATCGCAAGTCCTGTCTTTAACCGAGATGGGGAAGTAGAAGGAATCGTCGTATTGAACTACATGGCAGACCAATTAATTCGTCATTTTGAGTTTTCTGTTGCGCGTGGGCAGCGCGAATATTATTTGTTAAACGAGAAAGGATATTATTTGTCTTCCCCAACAGAGGAAAAAAATTGGGGGTTTATGTATCCAAATCGTAGTCGAGACTCTTTAATGTATGATAATCCGAAAGTGTTTAGAAAAATTCAAAAAGATACAAAAGGATATTTTTTTGAAGACGAGAATTTATATGTATATCAACAAATTATCTATCCTGCTCAGTGGCATGTCAAAACGAATGAAAAATTATACGTCTTAACAAAATTATCGCATCAGCAACTGCACCAATTATTGTTACCATTAAAATTACGGACGATTGTTGGCACGATTATTATCATTATCGGGGTGATGATCATTTATGCGATTTCAGAAAAATTAGTAAGACAAGAACGCAGGTACCAACAATCATTAGAAAAACTCGTAACGAAAGATTCATTAACGAAAGTCGGCAATCGGTTTAGGTGTCATAAAGTGTTAGAAGAAAAAATGAAACGAAGACGACCGTTTATTTTTTGTTATTTAGATATGGACCGATTTAAAGCAGTGAACGATACATTTGGACATGCGGTTGGGGATGAGTTACTCATTTATTTAGCGAATCAAATCAAAAAGGCCGTCCAAGATCAAGGTGAAGTATTTCGTTTAGGTGGTGACGAGTTTTCGATTGTCCTGCATCAAGCAGATGAAAAAACAAAACAAAAAGTAATAAAAGCTGTGGAAGCTATTTTTGATAAACCGATTTATATTGAAGGAAACTATTGTGATGTTGGGATTAGTATCGGATATAGTTGTTACCCGGAAGATGGAAATACGATTGATATGATTATGGCCAAAGCAGATGAATCTATGTACGAAGAAAAGAGCAAACATCGTAAGTATAGGTGA
- the prfB gene encoding peptide chain release factor 2 (programmed frameshift), translated as MEQAEIKHELSTMAKRLADFRGSLDLDAKEARIQVLDAQMVEPGFWDDQQVAQKVINEANALKDLVNEMKALEEKYEDLDMTFELLKEEPDAELEAELEEQLGDVTKELNAFELQLLLSGPYDRNSAILELHPGAGGTESQDWASLLLRMYTRYAERHGFKVETLDYLPGDEAGVKSVTLLIKGINAYGYLKAEKGVHRLVRISPFDSSGRRHTSFVSCDVMPEFDDDIEVEVRTEDIKIDTYRASGAGGQHVNTTDSAVRITHLPTGIVVSCQNERSQIKNREAAMKMLKAKLYQKELDDKQAAMDEIRGEQKEIGWGSQIRSYVFHPYSMVKDHRTNVEVGNIQGVMDGDLDVFIDAYLRSMI; from the exons GTGGAACAAGCAGAAATAAAACACGAACTTTCAACAATGGCTAAACGATTAGCGGACTTTAGGGGGTCTCTT GACTTAGATGCCAAAGAGGCTCGCATCCAAGTGTTAGATGCCCAAATGGTCGAACCAGGCTTTTGGGATGACCAACAAGTGGCGCAAAAAGTCATTAACGAAGCAAATGCTTTAAAAGATTTAGTCAATGAAATGAAAGCACTAGAAGAAAAATACGAAGATTTAGATATGACGTTTGAATTATTAAAAGAAGAACCAGATGCAGAACTAGAAGCAGAGTTAGAAGAACAATTAGGCGATGTTACAAAAGAGTTAAATGCATTTGAATTACAACTTTTATTAAGTGGCCCATATGACCGAAACAGTGCAATTTTAGAATTACATCCAGGTGCTGGTGGAACAGAATCACAAGACTGGGCATCACTTTTATTACGGATGTACACGCGTTATGCGGAACGTCACGGGTTTAAAGTAGAAACGCTAGACTATTTACCTGGCGATGAAGCGGGTGTAAAAAGTGTGACGTTATTAATAAAAGGAATCAACGCTTACGGCTATTTAAAAGCGGAAAAAGGGGTACACCGTCTTGTCCGGATTTCTCCGTTTGACTCTTCTGGTCGTCGGCATACGTCATTCGTTAGTTGTGACGTGATGCCAGAATTTGATGATGATATCGAAGTCGAAGTACGTACGGAAGATATTAAGATCGATACGTACCGGGCAAGTGGGGCTGGTGGACAACATGTTAATACGACAGACTCTGCTGTACGAATTACCCATCTTCCGACTGGTATCGTCGTTTCGTGTCAAAATGAACGTTCGCAAATTAAAAACCGGGAAGCTGCGATGAAAATGTTAAAAGCAAAATTGTATCAAAAAGAGCTAGACGACAAACAAGCAGCGATGGATGAAATTCGCGGGGAACAAAAAGAAATCGGGTGGGGTAGCCAAATCCGTTCGTACGTTTTTCACCCATATTCGATGGTAAAAGACCATCGTACAAACGTCGAAGTTGGGAACATCCAAGGGGTCATGGACGGAGATTTAGACGTGTTTATCGATGCTTATTTACGTTCGATGATCTAA